A genomic stretch from Psilocybe cubensis strain MGC-MH-2018 chromosome 1, whole genome shotgun sequence includes:
- a CDS encoding Vacuolar protein sorting-associated protein 33A, with translation MASGEQASTSSADKQLDVNILKEIAKKDLVNGAKTLVLDASLAGPLGLVTEVSLLKHHGVDKMFWLEPGPLTSSTNNIVYICRPRIKHVKIIADHIKRHAKESRKHNYTLLLVPRVSTLVSRILEEEGVLGDVTISSYNLQFIPIAEDVISLEHENTLRELWVDGDETIIYDSAQALLNVQRIFGHFPQIIGKGDYAQARRLATLLSRQNPKASNGSSPEPLSSSSSKIDSLIILDRRVDMITPLLTQLTYEGLVDELVGIKNCKSFNTTAGATSAPTASTSTTPAAIPVVAVKKDAKKKHHLTTATDPLFAELRDLNFSSVGKKLNQVARRLNEDYKTNLQGQTVAQLRDFVGKLGGLQTEHQALGLHTRLSELIVPLTRTDVFNKSLEIQQNLLASYEVTAQLNAIEDLIAQGADMQIVLRLLCLASLTAGGVKAKNLENIKREILQAYGYEYLPLLLSLSAPSLSVLFPNPLPPSTPSSVAALKYPFAQLRKSLRLLIDDNPEALDEVENDISFVYSGYAPISVRLVQCIAQKGGVISNPAEKEKASNEANSAGDQKKLSIGKVQAHPIVGWKGFEDVVSVIPGQTVEIVQKTSNNVVASGPLAALGSTTTTTVVFFLGGCTYTEIAALRWVGRQNKGRKFLVATTGIVSGASIIEGIAGIGQSAGPKTTAATV, from the exons ATGGCTTCTGGAGAGCAGGCCTCGACTTCCAGCGCTGATAAACAACTGGACGTGAACATACTTAAGGAGATAGCGAAAAAGGATCTC GTAAATGGTGCCAAAACACTTGTTCTGGACGCGTCACTGGCGGGACCCCTTGGACTTGTCACTGAAGTCTCGCTACTGAAG CATCATGGCGTGGACAAGATGTTTTGGTTAGAGCCAGGTCCATTGACTTCGTCAACCAACAACATCGTATACATATGTCGGCCGCGGATCAAACACGTTAAGATTATTGCTG ATCATATTAAAAGACACGCGAAAGAGTCCCGGAAACACAATTATACGCTGCTACTGGTTCCACGGGTTTCCACTCTCGTATCTAGAATTCTAGAAGAAGAGGGTGTCCTCGGAGACGTTACCATATCCTCATACAATTTACAATTTATCCCTATAGCTGAAGACGTCATATCACTGGAACACGAGAACACACTGAGAGAATTATGGGTT GATGGAGATGAGACCATTATCTATGATTCTGCACAGGCTTTACTCAACGTACAGAGAATCTTCGGACACTTTCCTCAGATAATTGGGAAAGGAGACTACGCTCAGGCAAGA CGTCTTGCGACTTTATTGTCACGTCAAAACCCCAAAGCGAGTAATGGCTCGAGTCCGGAACCgctttcctcatcttcctccaagATCGATTCATTGATCATTCTGGATAGAAGGGTGGATATGATAACCCCATTGCTTACGCAGCTAACATACGAAGGTCTTGTGGATGAATTGGTCGGAATTAAGAATTGCAAGTCTTTCAACACT ACGGCTGGAGCTACGAGCGCTCCAACTGCCTCTACCTCGACGACTCCTGCTGCCATTCCGGTCGTCGCGGTAAAAAAGGACGCGAAGAAAAAGCATCACCTGACAACTGCAACGGACCCTCTTTTCGCGGAGCTGAGGGATCTCAATTTTTCATCTGTGGGTAAGAAACTTAACCAGGTTGCACGCCGCCTGAACGAGGACTACAAG ACCAACTTGCAAGGACAGACTGTCGCCCAATTGCGGGATTTTGTCGGGAAGCTTGGAGGTCTCCAAACAGAGCACCAAGCTCTGGGACTAC ACACAAGGCTATCGGAATTGATCGTTCCTCTTACCAGGACCGATGTATTCAACAAATCTCTTGAGATCCAGCAAA ATTTATTGGCTTCTTACGAGGTCACTGCACAACTCAATGCAATTGAAGACCTCATAGCACAAGGTGCCGACATGCAGATTGTGCTGCGACTGTTGTGCCTCGCCAGCTTGACAGCGGGAGGTGTGAAGGCCAAGAACCTGGAAAACATTAAGCGTGAGATTCTGCAA GCTTATGGATACGAATATCTACCGTTGCTACTTTCTTTATCTGCACCATCTCTCTCCGTACTGTTCCCGAACCCACTTCCGCCGTCCACGCCTTCATCAGTTGCTGCACTGAAATACCCCTTTGCTCAGCTTCGCAAGTCACTCCGCCTTCTTATCGACGACAATCCAGAAGCTTTGGATGAAGTGGAAAATGACATCAGCTTCGTTTATTCTGGATACGCCCCCATTAGCGTGAGGCTTGTTCAATGCATAGCTCAAAAGGGAGGTGTCATAAGCAACCCGgctgagaaggagaaagcgaGCAACGAGGCGAACAGTGCAGGGGATCAGAAGAAGCTATCTATCGGAAAAGTTCAAGCACATCCTATTGTTGGATGGAAAGGATTCGAAGACGTGGTGTCTGTGATTCCTGGCCAGACTGTGGAAATAGTGCAAAAAACTTCGAATAACGTTGTAGCTTCCGGTCCGTTGGCTGCCCTCG ggtcgacaacaacaaccactgTTGTCTTTTTCCTAGGTGGATGCACGTACACCGAGATTGCTGCTTTACGCTGGGTGGGGCGGCAAAACAAAG GCCGCAAGTTCTTGGTAGCCACGACAGGTATTGTTAGCGGTGCAAGTATAATCGAGGGAATCGCTGGTATCGGGCAGTCAGCAGGACCCAAGACGACAGCGGCGACTGTGTAA
- a CDS encoding 2-methylisocitrate lyase, mitochondrial, whose protein sequence is MSASHTIPALPLQPPTIDEEAAQFEARTQEMAEYFAQPRFKGIKRPYTAASVASKQGSLPVTPLPSTLLADKLFGILKKNADAGTPVHTMGAIDPVQMTQMAHNQEVVYVSGWAASSVLTTGNNEVGPDLGDYPYTTVPNQVHRLFRAQQLHDKKHYDERLSLTPEQRAKTPFVDYLRPIIADADTGHGGLSAVMKLVKLFAESGASAIHLEDQLHGGKKCGHLGGKVLVPTSTHISRLVSARFQLDLMKSTMLLIARTDSESGKLISSNIDIADHEFIVGTTTRSPEPLAEVLAKAEAEGKSGPEIDLIEKTWMDSHEMCTFDQAVIKEIQLSTIENKEAAMQTYHEVSRGKSNAEARAVAADILGYEVFWDWDAPRTKEGYYHYTGGVEAAIKRTKAFAPYADLLWLETKSPNLEQARYFSRKIRKVHPGKWFVYNLSPSFNWSQHGFSDVDLKNFVWDLAKESFVLQLISLAGLHSNAVTTGKRALFSFLDAQLMSDAPTAELSARFKEEGMLAYVKLIQRKEKEIGCDVLTHQKWSVVGVPPYRNMTENCSECRSGANYIDRILSTVSSGSSSTSAVGKDSTEHSF, encoded by the exons ATGTCTGCTTCACATACTATCCCAGCTTTGCCTCTTCAACCCCCAACCATAGATGAAGAGGCTGCCCAATTCGAGGCCCGAACGCAGGAAATGGCTGAGTACTTTGCTCAGCCCAGGTTTAAAGGCATCAAACGTCCTTACACTGCTGCTTCAGTCGCGTCGAAGCAAGGATCTCTCCCAGTAACACCTCTTCCTTCCACTTTACTTGCAGATAAGTTGTTTGGCATCCTTAAGAAAAATGCAGATGCAGGGACACCGGTACATACAATGGGTGCTATCGATCCTGTCCAAATGACCCAAATGGCCCACAATCAAGAAGTTGTCTATGTTTCTGGCTGGGCAGCCTCTAGCGTGCTCACGACGGGAAACAACGAAGTTGGACCGGATCTTGG CGATTACCCTTATACTACTGTTCCTAACCAAGTACATCGTCTGTTCCGTGCTCAACAGCTACATGACAAGAAACATTATGACGAACGGCTTTCATTAACACCTGAGCAACGCGCTAAGACACCCTTCGTGGATTACCTTAGGCCTATtattgctgatgctgatactgg TCATGGCGGACTGTCTGCAGTAATGAAACTCGTCAAACTCTTCGCCGAATCC GGCGCCTCGGCTATTCATCTAGAAGATCAGCTTCACGGTGGAAAAAAG TGTGGCCATTTAGGTGGCAAAGTCCTTGTGCCGACTTCGACTCACATCTCCCGTCTTGTTTCTGCTCGATTCCAACTCGACTTGATGAAGTCCACTATGCTTTTGATTGCCCGCACGGATTCTGAGTCTGGAAAATTAATTTCATCCAACATCGACATTGCAGACCACGAATTCATTGTTGGCACAACTACTAGAAGTCCGGAACCTCTGGCTGAAGTTTTGGCTAaggctgaagctgaagggAAATCAGGGCCTGAAATTGATTTAATTGAAAAAACTTGGATGGATAGCCACGAAATGTGTACATTCGACCAAG CCGTGATCAAAGAAATACAGCTGTCGACCATCGAAAATAAAGAAGCAGCAATGCAGACCTACCACGAAGTATCGCGTGGCAAGTCAAATGCTGAAGCTCGAGCGGTTGCAGCGGATATCCTGGGCTACGAAGTATTTTGGGACTGGGATG CTCCTCGCACCAAAGAGGGATATTATCATTATACAGGGGGCGTTGAA GCTGCTATCAAACGTACCAAAGCCTTTGCGCCATACGCCGATCTTCTCTGGCTAGAAACTAAATCACCAAACCTCGAACAAGCTCGCTATTTCTCTCGAAAGATTAGAAAAGTCCATCCCGGAAA ATGGTTTGTATACAATCTCAGCCCAAGTTTCAACTGGTCTCAGCATGGCTTCTCTG ATGTCGACCTGAAAAACTTCGTGTGGGATCTGGCTAAAGAAAG CTTCGTTCTTCAGTTAATCTCATTGGCGGGATTGCACAGCAACGCAGTTACAACGGGTAAGCGAGCTTTGTTTTCCTTCCTCGATGCACAGCTAATGAGCGATGCCCCCACAGCCGAATTATCGGCACGATTCAAAGAGGAGGGAATGCTGGCCTATGTCAAACTTATCCAGcgcaaggagaaggagattgGCTGCGACGTCCTAACCCATCAAAAATGGTCGGTCGTCGGTGTTCCTCCATACCGTAATATGACTGAAAATTGTTCTGAGTGCAGGAGCGGTGCCAATTACATCGATAGAATTCTGTCAACTGTCTCTTCAGGGTCGTCGAGCACGTCTGCTGTTGGGAAAGATTCAACAGAACATTCGTTCTAG
- a CDS encoding Lysophospholipase NTE1, producing the protein MDAAAASDVLTVTESIDRHPLVSLVSACFWVILWLLSWTKSLVAFVTISVPRFVYAVLSYSMTLTLGFWNFAILFICSAIALNYWIRFKYLNDYMQLKEPPLVKPDVNELHPDVNTGIDPPPTFHNYLDEFLQAVRVFGFLEKPVFHELARHLQTRRLIAGDSLSLDQDKSFYCVVEGTVQVFAQTGHAPEVQHSSWDDEDMNGYQLLNEVGSGGTLSSLFTILSLFTEDVQMSWQDEYPDVSLDDMASFDETNTTTLPRRRARRSNSDVSQYELGGRGTPQKQPIRRSSVSSTASTVNAREFRSPLRVPTEYSTQDDNHSTSGPPTPPSHPSKPPRPSQIHRGVVARATVDTTLAVIPAEAFRRLTKKFPKATGHIVQVILTRFSRVTFNAAHKYLGLTSEVLRTEKAINDIACHPLPPSFYEGGGLQYLRHRFDGTGSSASESESDYFSFSQSHPPPLNSLSSSSDLSKSRDSSTVSLGKINDNPIPIKPSFYKQQGKAATIKSPRQMVQAGDLFVAKGNGNDVFRPLSRSFSLLNTPRLGQNSLDNSDNTKKSVSQRSSRWSADDFDLREEVMSCIAKSIGLLQPPMSGNESTEELPASPPSEYRSTTTKVPSTFNSPFGSLSLLDLGDDASSMTGGSITSMSNNLRGLDNEVEILFYAAGTTLAKAGELNIGLFYVIEGFLDILLPVDDTKKNQAPSFPKTPRPEEHDEYWRSPSGPTAQNSQQKLLFTVKPGGIAGYLASLCNTASYVDIKAKTDTYVGFLPLPALERILEKRPIVLLTLAKRLISLLSPLILHIDASLDWMQVNAGQVLWRPQDVSDSFYIVINGRLRAITETENGEVTILGEYGQGDTVGELDVITSSPRRSTVHAIRDTELIRMPQTLFNAISARNPQTTAQLLRMIASRVRDEVDSSSTGQQRKAGKGGAELGYNNTNLKTVAVLPVSRNVPVEAFAKKLQQALEGIGASTAYLNQATIANQLGRHAFTRMGKLKSAGWLANQEQRFHTVLYVADSPVNSSWTQTCIRQADCVMVVGMGDDPSIGEYERLLLSMKTTARKELVLLHPDRSVTPGTTREWLKNRPWVHQHIHMELPGLVLPIPKSAVPKDPDAVTALKNLKDKVQSEIQKYRRGTADVRPQRLPHTNDFSRLARRICGRSIGLVLGGGGARGIAHLGVIRALEEYGIPIDHIAGTSIGAFIGGLYAREGDLISSTGRAKQFSGRMGNIWRILSDVTYPIVAYTTGHEFNRALYKAFYDLHIEDMWLPYFCNTTNIITSRMEIHETGYAWRFIRASMTLVGLLPPLCDNGNLLVDGGYIDNLPVAAMTSMGASFIFASDVGSIDDNSPRNFGDTVSGWWLLINRWNPFSNARHVPAITEIQSRLAYVSSVNTLEQAKIAKNCLYFGMPVQEYGTMQFGKFEELLKKGYHAAIDILDKMEEEGRLPAAVIDCKDGHIPGKKKGRSARRNSI; encoded by the exons ATGGATGCAGCAGCTGCATCGGACGTACTTACAGTGACCGAGTCTATCGACCGTCACCCATTGGTATCCCTCGTCTCTGCATGTTTCTGGGTAATCT TGTGGTTGCTATCATGGACGAAATCCTTGGTCGCATTTGTGACCATATCCGTCCCTCGATTCGTGTATGCAGTGCTATCCTACTCAATGACACTCACG CTCGGTTTCTGGAATTTCGCGATACTCTTTATATGTTCCGCCATCGCGTTAAACTACTGGATCCGATTCAAATACCTGAACGACTACATGCAGCTTAAAGAACCACCACTCGTCAAACCTGACGTGAATGAACTTCACCCTGATGTCAATACGG GAATAGACCCTCCTCCCACTTTCCATAACTATCTAGATGAATTCTTGCAGGCCGTTAGGGTTTTCGGATTT ctcgaaaaaccG GTTTTCCATGAACTCGCCCGCCATCTACAAACAAGGAGACTCATAGCAGGAGATAGTCTGTCTCTCGACCAAGACAAGAGTTTCTATTGCGTTGTCGAAGGCACTGTTCAAGTGTTTGCACAAACCGGTCATGCACCTGAAGTTCAACATAGCTCATGGGATGACGAAGATATGAATGGTTATCAACTGCTCAACGAAGTTGGAAGTGGTGGAACACTCTCGAGTCTGTTCACGATTCTCAGCTTATTTACAGAAGATGTCCAAATGAGCTGGCAGGATGAATATCCGGACGTTTCTCTGGACGATATGGCTTCATTCGATGAAACGAATACCACTACGCTTCCGCGACGTAGAGCTCGACGGTCTAATTCCGACGTTTCTCAATATGAACTTGGAGGCAGAGGAACACCGCAGAAGCAACCAATCCGCCGCTCCTCCGTCTCTTCTACGGCCTCGACTGTGAATGCACGGGAATTTCGATCACCCTTGCGGGTTCCAACTGAATACTCGACTCAAGACGACAATCATAGTACATCAGGACCGCCAACTCCTCCATCGCATCCTTCCAAGCCTCCCCGTCCGAGCCAGATCCATAGAGGAGTTGTCGCTCGTGCAACAGTTGACACCACTTTAGCTGTTATTCCCGCCGAAGCCTTCCGTCGATTAACCAAGAAGTTTCCCAAGGCTACAGGACATATAGTACAAG TCATCCTGACCAGATTCTCTCGCGTAACATTCAATGCAGCCCATAAATATCTGGGCTTGACTAGCGAGGTCCTCCGTACAGAAAAGGCTATCAACGATATTGCGtgtcatcctcttcctccgtcTTTTTATGAAGGAGGAGGGCTGCAGTATCTACGACATCGATTTGATGGAACTGGTTCGAGTGCTTCTGAATCGGAGAGTGACTATTTCAGCTTTTCCCAATCTCATCCGCCACCTCTAAATTCCTTGTCATCGTCCTCCGACCTCTCTAAGTCGCGAGATTCATCGACTGTGTCCTTAGGAAAGATAAATGATAATCCAATCCCCATCAAACCGTCTTTCTATAAGCAACAAGGCAAGGCAGCCACAATAAAATCACCGCGCCAGATGGTTCAAGCTGGAGATTTATTTGTCGCCAAAGGAAACGGGAATGACGTTTTCCGCCCCCTCAGTCGTTCATTCAGTCTTCTCAACACTCCTCGGTTGGGACAAAACTCCTTGGATAACTCTGACAACACTAAGAAATCCGTCTCTCAAAGAAGTTCCCGCTGGTCTGCCGATGATTTCGATCTAAGAGAAGAAGTCATGTCGTGTATAGCGAAGTCTATTGGGCTCCTGCAACCTCCCATGAGTGGTAATGAGTCTACAGAGGAATTGCCCGCCTCTCCTCCATCGGAATATCGTAGTACTACAACTAAGGTTCCCAGTACTTTCAACTCACCATTTGGTTCCCTTTCGCTACTCGACCTTGGAGATGACGCTTCTTCCATGACTGGTGGTTCGATTACATCAATGAGCAACAATCTCAGAGGGCTGGATAACGAAGTGGAGATTCTCTTTTACGCTGCGGGTACGACATTGGCCAAAGCAGGAGAGTTAAACATTG GGCTCTTTTACGTTATTGAGGGATTCTTGGATATTCTCCTTCCGGTTGATGATACTAAGAAAAACCAGGCACCATCGTTTCCAAAGACGCCTCGACCTGAGGAGCATGACGAGTATTGGAGGTCGCCCAGTGGCCCAACAGCCCAAAATTCTCAGCAGAAATTACTCTTTACTGTCAAACCCGGTGGAATTGCTGGATATCTCG CCTCACTTTGTAATACTGCATCCTACGTCGATATCAAGGCTAAAACGGACACTTACGTGGGATTTTTGCCATTGCCTGCTCTTGAAAGGATCTTGGAGAAGAGACCCATTGTTCTTCTTACTCTCGCCAAACGTCTCATCTCGTTGCTCTCTCCCCTCA TTTTACATATAGATGCGTCTTTAGACTGGATGCAAGTCAATGCTGGTCAAGTTCTCTGGCGTCCCCAAGACGTCAGTGATAGCTTCTACATCGTTATCAATGGTCGTCTTCGTGCAATCACAGAGACAGAAAACGGCGAGGTGACAATTTTAGGTGAATATGGTCAAGGAGATACCGTTGGCGAACTGGACGTTATCACAAGTTCGCCCCGAAGAAGCACTGTTCATGCCATTCGAGACACTGAGTTGATTAGAATGCCTCAAACTCTGTTCAATGCTATTTCTGCCAG GAATCCCCAAACTACAGCTCA GTTACTGCGTATGATCGCTTCTCGAGTAAGAGATGAAGTAGATAGTTCATCGACAGGCCAACAAAGAAAAGCGGGCAAAGGAGGCGCAGAGCTTGGTTATAACAACACCAATTTAAAGACTGTCGCTGTACTTCCCGTCTCTCGCAACGTTCCTGTGGAAGCTTTTGCGAAAAAGTTGCAGCAAGCCTTAGAAGGCATAGGCGCGTCTACTGCATATCTTAATCAAGCGACAATCGCGAACCAGCTGGGAAGGCATGCATTTACCAGAATGGGAAAGCTCAAG TCGGCTGGCTGGCTGGCCAATCAAGAACAAAGATTTCACACCGTTTTATATGTTGCCGATTCACCCGTGAACAGCTCTTGGACGCAAACATGTATTCGTCAA GCTGACTGTGTTATGGTTGTCGGAATGGGAGATGATCCCTCGATTGGAGAATACGAACGCCTCTTGCTATCTATGAAGACCACAGCGCGTAAGGAGCTTGTACTCCTTCATCCAGATAGATCAGTTACGCCCGGCACTACCCGCGAATGGCTGAAG AATCGACCTTGGGTACATCAACACATTCACATGGAACTTCCA GGCCTCGTTTTGCCAATCCCGAAATCTGCAGTCCCAAAAGATCCAGATGCGGTCACAGCGCTGAAAAACCTCAAAGACAAAGTTCAAAGCGAAATTCAAAAGTACCGTCGCGGAACGGCTGATGTTAGACCACAACGCCTCCCTCACACAAACGACTTCTCCCGCTTAGCTAGACGTATATGTGGCCGATCGATTGGGCTTGTGCTCGGTGGAGGAGGCGCCCGAGGAATTGCGCACCTT GGTGTTATCCGGGCACTTGAAGAGTATGGCATTCCCATTGACCATATCGCTG GAACAAGTATCGGCGCCTTCATTGGCGGCTTGTATGCTCGCGAAGGTGATCTTATTTCTAGCACTGGTCGTGCCAAACAATTCAGTGGAAGGATGGGCAACATCTGGAGAATTCTTTCTGATGTAACGTACCCGATCGTGGCATATACTACT GGTCATGAATTCAACAGAGCCTTATACAAG GCGTTCTACGATCTCCATATTGAGGATATGTGGCTTCCTTACTTCTGTAATACAACCAACATCATTACTTCTCGAATGGAAATTCATGAGACTGGATATGCCTGGAGGTTCATCC GTGCTTCAATGACCCTGGTtggtcttcttcctcccctTTGCGACAATGGAAATTTATTGGTTGATGGAGGATATA TTGACAATTTACCA GTGGCAGCTATGACCTCAATGGGCGCGAGCTTCATTTTTGCGTCAGACGTCGGCTCT ATCGATGACAATTCACCGAGAAACTTTGGAGATACTGTTTCAGGATGGTGGCTTCTCATCAATAGGTGGAATCCTTTTTCCAACGCTCGTCATGTCCCTGCTATTACGGAAATTCAGAGTCGACTCGCATA TGTGTCCAGTGTTAACACTCTAGAACAAGCTAAAATAGCCAAGAACTGCCTCTATTTTGGTATGCCCGTTCAAGAG TACGGTACTATGCAATTCGGTAAATTCGAAGAACTATTGAAGAAGGGTTATCATGCTGCCATCGACATTCTGGATAagatggaggaggaaggaCGCTTACCTGCCGCTGTCATCGATTGCAAAGATGGTCATATCccaggaaagaagaaaggaaggagtGCTCGCCGAAACTCCATTTAA
- a CDS encoding Pantothenate kinase: MALNTPSLPSAKVIHVDTRGAIILSEESPETRDSRGIYLPNHIEPVSHIAVDVGGSLAKVVYFTRSPDPPSSPSIVATRGTSTASDISSPRSLSPTNDAVSCSSTPSSSKMTGALTPLVLEQPSSPIGNGLNGLTDGLVRDTYLKRSVQHFPGGSLNFERFETDNIQACVEFIQELIQRSAQVNGVTIEEMRKGVKIMATGGGAHKFYELFRDTLGVEVRREDEMECLIEGLKFITLIPDEVYYFSDELIQSVSHPTSSNSNSSVAASYDPSLPPNGRYSSTVTSSASGSSVNPPPLERPSPDPPKYGVTFESNPTPQLPCLLVNIGSGVSLIKVDEDGAFERVSGTSLGGGTLWGLLSLLTPATTFDEMLAFSEGGDNSTVDMLVGDIYGQDYSKLGLKSTMIASTFGKVFKKGGEKGKFSPQDISKSLLYAVSNNIGQIAYMNAEKYNLDRIYFGGCFIRGHAATIATLSYAIRFWSKGTKRALFLRHEGFLGSIGAWIRNIDYEDS, translated from the exons ATGGCTTTGAATACACCTTCATTACCGTCGGCCAAAGTTATTCATGTCGACACTCGAGGGGCAATTATCTTGTCCGAAGAATCTCCCGAG ACAAGAGACAGCCGCGGCATATACCTACCCAACCACATTGAACCAGTGTCTCATATAGCAGTCGAT GTAGGAGGATCGTTGGCAAAGGTTGTCTATTTTACCCGGTCCCCTGACCCCCCATCCTCGCCGTCGATAGTAGCCACTCGCGGAACTAGCACAGCGAGCGACATATCCAGCCCACGATCACTTTCACCAACTAACGATGCGGTATCGTGTTCCTCAACGCCGTCGAGCAGCAAGATGACAGGGGCACTGACGCCCCTGGTACTAGAGCAGCCCTCGTCGCCCATTGGGAACGGCCTGAACGGATTGACAGACGGACTGGTGCGCGATACATACCTGAAGCGCAGTGTGCAGCACTTTCCGGGCGGGTCGCTCAACTTTGAGCGGTTCGAGACGGACAACATCCAGGCGTGTGTCGAGTTCATTCAGGAGCTGATCCAGCGGTCCGCGCAGGTGAACGGGGTGACGATCGAGGAGATGCGCAAGGGCGTGAAGATCATGGCGACAGGCGGGGGTGCACACAAGTTCTACGAGCTCTTCCGGGATACGCTGGGCGTGGAGGTGCGACGGGAGGACGAGATGGAGTGTTTGATTGAAGGCCTGAAATTTATTACCCTTATCCCGGATGAGGTCTACTACTTTTCCGATGAACTGATACAGTCCGTCTCCCACCCAACAAgctcgaattcgaattcgtcCGTGGCTGCTTCTTATGATCCTTCTCTCCCACCCAATGGTCGTTATTCCTCGACCGTGACTTCGAGTGCTTCTGGGTCTTCCGTTAATCCTCCGCCCCTGGAACGACCTAGTCCCGACCCACCTAAATACGGAGTGACGTTTGAGAGCAACCCAACGCCTCAGCTGCCATGCCTGCTCGTGAACATTGGATCAGGAGTGTCACTCATTAAAGTTGACGAAGACGGGGCATTCGAGCGTGTCTCTGGCACGAGTCTCGGAGGAGGCACGTTGTGGGGTCTATTGAGTCTTCTTACACCAGCCACGACGTTCGACG AAATGCTGGCCTTTTCAGAAGGTGGCGATAATTCGACGGTGGACATGCTTGTTGGGGATATCTACGGACAAGATTACAGCAAACTCGGACTCAAATCGACGATGATCGCCAGTACATTTGGGAAAGTGTTCAAAAAAGGAGGAGAGAAGGGCAAATTCTCTCCGCAagacatcagcaaaagcctACTCTACGCTGTGTCGAACAACATTGGACAGATTGC ATACATGAATGCAGAAAAGTACAATCTGGACAGAATCTATTTTGGCGGATGCTTTATTCGAG GACACGCGGCGACAATTGCGACGCTATCGTATGCAATACGATTCTGGAGTAAAGGAACGAAACGGGCACTATTCCTACGGCACGAGGGATTCTT GGGATCGATTGGGGCATGGATTCGAAACATTGACTATGAAGACAGTTAG